The genome window ACCTTTTTTCAAAAATTTAGTGTCCCAATTAGACATTGAAGTTTCCTCTTTTCTTTCTTTTTGAGCTTGACTCTTTTTGTATTGTATCTATCATACCATTCTATGAAAATTTGTCAATTATATTTATAACAGAAAACATAAAAAACTATCCCTGTGATTCTATGGAAGAGATAGTTTTACGATTCATATTTTATCTATTATTTAAAATAATTTAGTCCCATTGCTCCCTTAACTTCAGATAGAGTTTGCCCTGCAACCTCACGAGCTTTTTCACTACCTTTTTGAAGCATATTATACACTTCACCCATATCCTTAGCAAATTCGATACGGCGCTCACGAATAGGACCAAGTTCGCGTTCGAGTATTTCAAGTAGATAACGCTTCGTCTTCACATCGCCAAGACCACCACGTTGATAGTGTTCTTTCATCTCTGCAATGTCTTGAGCATCTTCTGGGCGACCAAAAACATGTAGATAATGGAAAACCATATTCCCTTCAATCTTACCTGGATCCTCGACTCGAATATGGTTCGGATCAGTATACATGCTCATGACTTTTTTACGCAAGGTATCCGCATCATCAGCTAGATAAATACCATTATTAAGGGATTTAGACATCTTGGCATTTCCATCTAAACCAGGCAAACGTCCTGCTCTCTCATTTTCTGGATAAATACCTTCTGGTTCCACCAAAACATCACAGTTATATGCGTTGTTAAAAGAACGAACAATTTCACGAGTCTGTTCAATCATTGGTTTTTGGTCTGTTCCTACAGGAACATAATTAGCCTTAAAGGCTGTGATATCAGCTGCTTGCGCAATTGGATAAACCAAAAATCCTGTCGGAATACTTTCTCCAAATCCTTTCTGAGCAATCTCTGTTTTTACTGTCGGATTCCGTTCCAAACGAGCTAGTGAAACCAAATTCATATAGTACATAGATAATTCAGCCAACTCTGGAATTTGACTTTGAATAAAGATAGTTGATTTACTTGGATCCAATCCAACTGCTAAATAATCCAAGGCAACATTCCCAATCGATTCTACAATCGTTTGAGGATCTTTGGCGTGATCTGTCAATGCTTGTTGGTCCGCCAAAAAAACAAACATGTCATACTTGTCTTCTTCCTGCAGTAATACTCTATTTTTAAGACTCCCAACATAATGTCCAATATGCAGTTTTCCTGTTGGGCGATCTCCTGTTAAAATAATAGGTTTCGTCATTTTTTTCTCCTTCGAAATGGTCTCTTCAATTATAGCATTTTTTTGTTAAAATAACAGAAAATTATTTAAATCAAACAACTAACTCTTTGTAAATAAACCTGTAAACTTAATTGACATAAAATTGACAAACAAAAATTTGAATATTTCTCTCTTTTCTAGTAGAATAAATGTATTACATATTATAGGAGAAAAACATTGCTTACAGTATCTGATGTTTCACTACGTTTTAGTGATCGCAAACTTTTTGATGATGTCAACATCAAATTTACAGAAGGAAATACATACGGATTAATTGGTGCTAATGGTGCTGGGAAGTCTACATTCTTAAAAATTCTAGCTGGTGATATCGAACCTACAACTGGCCACATCTCTCTTGGTCCAGATGAACGTCTCTCTGTCCTCCGTCAAAATCACTTTGACTATGAAGATGAGCGTGTCATTGATGTCGTCATTATGGGAAATGAAAAACTTTATAGCATCATGAAGGAAAAAGATGCTATTTACATGAAGGAAGATTTTTCCGATGAAGATGGTGTTCGTGCAGCTGAACTTGAAGGTGAATTTGCCGAACTTGGAGGTTGGGAGGCAGAGAGCGAAGCATCTCAACTACTTCAAAACCTAAATATTCCAGAAGAATTGCACTACCAAAACATGAGCGAATTGGCCAATGGTGAAAAAGTGAAGGTTCTCCTTGCTAAAGCCTTATTTGGTAAACCTGATGTTCTTCTCTTGGACGAGCCGACCAACGGTCTTGATATCCAGTCTATTACTTGGTTAGAAGACTTCTTGATTGACTTTGATAACACCGTTATCGTTGTATCCCACGACCGCCACTTCTTAAACAAAGTATGTACTCACATGGCCGACCTTGACTTTGGAAAAATCAAACTCTATGTCGGAAACTATGACTTCTGGAAGGAATCTTCTGAGCTTGCTGCTAAATTGCTAGCAGACCGTAATGCCAAAGCGGAAGAAAAAATTAAACAATTGCAAGAATTCGTTGCTCGATTCTCTGCCAACGCTTCTAAGTCAAGACAGGCAACGTCTCGTAAAAAAATGCTTGACAAGATTGAACTAGAAGAAATTGTGCCATCTAGTCGTAAATATCCATTTATCAACTTTAAAGCAGAACGTGAGATTGGTAATGATCTCTTGACAGTAGAAAATCTAACTGTAAAGATTGATGGCGAAACTATCCTAGACAATATTAGTTTCATCTTGCGTCCAGGTGACAAGACAGCTCTTATTGGACAAAATGACATCCAAACAACTGCATTAATTCGTGCAATTATGGGTGACATCGACTATGAAGGAACTGTCAAGTGGGGAGTTACTACTAGCCGTTCTTACTTGCCAAAAGACAACTCGGCTGATTTTGCAGGAGGAGAGTCAATTCTTGACTGGTTGCGTCAATTTGCAAGTAAAGAAGAAGATGACAATACTTTCTTACGTGGTTTCCTTGGTCGTATGCTCTTTTCTGGAGATGAGGTTAACAAACCTGTAAACGTCTTATCAGGGGGAGAAAAAGTGCGTGTCATGCTTTCAAAACTCATGCTCTTGAAATCAAATGTCCTTGTACTTGATGATCCAACAAATCACTTGGACTTGGAATCTATCTCAAGCTTGAACGATGGATTGAAAAACTTTAAAGAATCAATCATCTTTGCCAGCCATGACCACGAGTTCATTCAAACTTTGGCAAACCATATTATTGTTTTGTCTAAGAATGGCGTCATCGATCGTATCGATGAAACCTATGATGAATTCTTAGAAAATGCAGAAGTACAAGCAAAAGTCAAAGACCTTTGGAAAGACTAAATAAGACTTCAAAACTCAGTTGGGTTAACCAACTGAGTTTTCTATCATTCTATGAGGTAACATGAAATCATTTTTTAAAACATATCGGACCTATTTTGTTTCTTTTATCATTCCTGTAGTAATTATGACAGGAGTATACCTATCTCAAGGTATCTACTGGAATAGCGATACATCTCCACTATTAGGAGACGGTTTCCATCAATACGTTATTTTTGATGTAGCTTTACGAAATATTCTACATGGAAATGGTAGTTTGTTTTACACTTTTACAAGTGGTCTCGGACTGAATTTCTATGCTCTATCTAGTTATTACTTGGGTAGTTTTCTCTCGCCTCTGGTTTACTTTTTTAATCTGTCGAATATGCCAGATGCTGTTTATCTGACAACTCTTTTAAAATTTGGATTGATTGGTCTGTCAACCTTCTTTAGTTTGAATAGATTATTTAAAGATACCCCAAAATTTTTAAAACTGGCCTTATCTACTTCCTATGCTTTAATGAGCTTCACTGTCAGTCAGTTAGAGATAAAAACCTGGCTAGATGTTTTCATCTTGATTCCTTTAATTATAACTGGCTTACACATGCTTATAACAGAAAAGAAGCACCTACTATACTTTACAAGTCTGTCAATCTTGTTTATTCAAAATTATTATTTTGGCTACATGACAGCTTTGTTTCTAATTTTCTGGTATATCTGCCAAATTTCTTGGGACTTTAAAACTCGAAAATCATCTTTTCTTGATTTTGTTGTTACCTCCTTTTTAGCTGGAATGGCTAGTTTGATTATGACTCTTCCTACACTGTTTGATTTACAAACTCATGGTGAGAAGTTGACTGCCATCACAAAATTAAAGACAGATAGTAGCTGGTATCTGGATATTTTCGCAAAACAATTCATTGGATCTTTTGATACAACTAAGTATGGATCTATACCAATGATTTTTGTTGGATTACTTCCTTTTATTTTGACCATTCTATTTTTCACAATAAAATCCATAAGGTTTCACGTGAAACTTACCTATGCAATTTTCTTTACTTTTTTAATAACAAGCTTTTACATAGAAGCACTTGATTTATTTTGGCAAGGGATGCACACCCCAAATATGTTTTTGCATCGCTATGCTTGGATTTTTTCCACTCTGTTAATTTATACTGCAGCAGAAGTCTTAAATCGTCTGAAAGAACTGAAGCTCTGGAACCTATTTATCTCACTTTTTCTTGTACTAACAGGATTTTTGGCTACTGTCTATTTAAAATCACACTATTCTTTTTTAACTGATTTGAATATCTTACTCACTCTTGAATTTCTACTAGTTTATGCTCTTTTACTTCTTGCAGTCATTAGAAAATTTATCTCTGTAAATCTGTTTGCAATTCTTTTGTCTTTATTTATAACAGCTGAGATAAGCTTAAATGCATCATCTCAAATGGAAGGAATAGCTAAAGAATGGGCCTTTGCTTCTCGTAGCGCCTATAATAAAAATATTACTGCTATGGAATCCATTCTAAACCAAATTGACAATCCATTTACACGTACTGAAAAACTGCAAATTCAGACAGGGAATGACAGTATGAAATTTAACTACAATGGAATCTCTCAATTTTCGTCTGTACGAAATCGTTCAGCTAGCACTAGTTTGGACAAACTTGGATTCAAATCCTCTGGAACTAACCTCAATCTCCGTTATGCAAATAATAGTCTTTTAGCAGATAGTTTATTTGGAATCCAGTACAATATTTCTGAAACTTCACTTGACAAGTATGGCTTTCAAGGGATTTATCAAAAGGATCATTTAACCTTATATAAAAATCAACTCTCTTTACCCATTGCCTTTGCCACTCAATCTATTTACACAGATGTAAACTTTAACAATCACACTCTAGATAATCAGGCTTTATTTATAAACCAGCTTGCTAATCTCAACATGGATTACTTCTCCCAAATAGCATATGATAAAACAGATACTTCAGATGGTTTAACGAGCATCACAGGTTCTGCGAATGAAGATGCAAAGATTGATTATCAAATTGAGGTTCCTCAAAATAGTCAAGTCTATCTCTCTTTTTCAAATCTTCATTTTACAAACGATAAGCAAAAGAAAGTTGACATCATTGTCAATGGAGAAAAAAAGACTTTTACAACTGACAATGCATTTAATTTCTTTAATTTGGGTTATACTGAAGAACAAAAAACTTTCAATATCAGTGTTAGTTTCCCTGGAAATTCTCAGGTGTCATTTGAATCTCCAACCTTCTATCGTTTAGATACTCAGGCTCTTACTGAGGCAATTCAAAAGATTAAAGAACAACCTGTAGAAGTATCCACCTCTAAAAATAAAGTATTTGCTACATATGAAGTAAAACAAGATACCTCTATTTTCTTCACTATTCCTTATGACAAAGGTTGGTCTGCATTCCAAGATGGGAAAAAACTTGAAATCAAGCAGGCTCAGACTGGTTTTATGAAAGTTGATGTTCCAAAGGGAAAAGGCACCATTACACTTTCCTTTATACCCAATGGTTTTGTTATTGGAGCAGCCTGCTCACTAACTGCCCTTCTTCTTTTTGGGATCTATAATCACAGACGAAATTTATCTAAGACAGAAAAAGATTGACCAATTCCTTGGCCAATCTTTTTAATCTTCTTCCATTTTCTTAGGTTGATAAGCTAGCATACCTAAAGCAGTAAAGAAAGCTAGAGTTATAATAAGGAAAATCACTTGGTGATGAATATTTCCTGTCATAGAGATTGTTTGTCGTAAGCCTGATACAGAATAACTCATTGGTAACCAAGGATTGACACCTTTGAAGAAATCATTTGTCAAAGCAAGGGGATAGGTCCCTGCACTTGATGCTAACTGTAATAAAAGTAAAATAAGAGAGAAGAAAGCTCCTATACGGCTATTCCAAGTTGTTAAAGCTGTCACCATAGACATGAAAGCTAAACTTGTGATTATAATTAGAATCAAGGTCCTCATCTCATGGTTCGCAGTCAATCCAATAAGATGGACACCTCCATAAACTAAAACACCTGCTAAGACAGCTATAATCCCATTTATTTCAGAGCGAGACTTCAACCAAGCCCAACGACTCTCTGGATGACGTCCAGAAGGCAACTTAGCAAAAATCATATTGGTAGATATAGCAGCAACAAAAAGAGCAACTGATATCATATAAGGAGCCATGGCAATCCCATTTACAGGAACTTGGTCATTGTCTGTTTTTGAGAGAACTAGAGGATCAGATAATGTTTCTGCATTTTCAGATTCTGTTGATGCTGATTTAAGTTGATTGTTAGCATTGCCTAATCCTTGTCCTAATGAATCAACTCCTGTCTGTAAATCTTCCAATCCAGAAGTTAACTTTGTTCCACCTTCTGCAAGTTTCCCAGATCCATCTGCCAATTTATTAGCTCCATTCTCTAATTGAGAAGCACCTGAAAGTAACTGACTGGATTTGTCTGCTAATTGACCAGATCCTGATTGTAATTTATCAACTCCTGCCATTAATTCTTGACTCTTTTGATTCAATTGGTTAGAGCCAGTTGATAATTTTTCAATACCAGATACTAATTCTGGAGTTTTTTTAGCTAATTGACCAACTCCTGCTGTCAAGTTAGAAGATTTTTGTGTCAAGGTGTTTGAGCCTGAAACTAGTTGATCCAAACTACCTGTCAAGGTGGCATTTTTTTCACTTAGTTGACTTGCGCCTTGAGAAACTTTATCAACACGTGCAGTATATGCATTTACACCTGATGCAATCGACTGACTAGTAGGAACTAATTTACTCGTCACTGATCCCTGTATTTCTGTTAATCCACTTGACAATCCTGTCAAAGAAGTAGAAGCAAGCGGTAATACTTGATTAGCTTGATTTTTTAACGTCGAAAGATTTGAAGATTGATTTTGTAAGTTTTCTAAACTTCCCTGTAAACCTTGTACTAAAGCTATAATTGACTGAGCCGATTGAATACTATCAGTCGAATTTTGAGATACAGAAGCACTTATCTCAGCTTGTTGCTCACTTGTCAAGGATTGATAAGCTGCTGTCGCTTGAATATTTGCTAATATAGCTGCTTTATCAGACTGAGCACTTGCTAACATTTGATTAGAAAGAGAAACTATACTTGATAAAACAGAAGACAATTGTTTTGTATCTCCAACATCAATATTTTGAATGGCTTTATTTAACTGATTTAGACCAGAAGATAATTGATTAATTTGATCTTTTTTCCCAGACGAAGCATCTAACTTACTAGAAAGTTGTTGAATCCCTTCACTTAATTGCTCCACACCCATTCGAAGTGTAGCTGATTGATTAGATAACTGATTAGCACCTGTTGCAAGATTTCCCACTCCGTTTGTATAGGCACTAACACCAGATGAAAATTGATTAAGACCAGCATTAAGTTGAGAAACACCGCCAGTATAGGATTCTACACCAGTATATAATTGATTGATTCCTCTTACTAATTCAGGACTTTTAGAAGATAATTGACCTAATCCCCTATCTAATTGACTCACTGCACCAGTATATGTAAGCAATCCACTATTAAAATTCCCTAAGCCAAGATGAAGTTGTTCAACACCAGAGACATAAGAGGATAATCCTTTAGTAAACTGCTCCGTTCCATTTGAAAATGTTAAACTTGAAGCTGCTAAAGAGTGTAGGTTAGTAGTCAATGTTTGACTACCTGTCACTAACTGATTCGCTCCATCAGTTAATTTTTCACTACCAGAAGCCGCTTGACTCATACCATCCTTTAATTCGATCATCTTATCAAATAAGGCTTTAGTATAGGTCTCGGTTACATTGGTAGAAACATTCTGCTTCAATTGTGTCATCGCAGAATCGCTCATCTTGCTAGCAATAAAACTATGTCCACTTGACGTCTGATAATCAATCTGCATCTGTTCAGGATGATTCGTTAGAATTGAGGTAGCTTTTTCAGATAAGTCACTTGGTAAAGTCACTACCATATAGTAGTCACCATCTTCTAGCCCTTTTTCCCCTTCCTCTTCATTAACAAAATGAAAATCTAAAGTCTTATTTTCTTTTAAATTAGACACCATGTCTTCACCTATTGTCATCGTCTGTCCATTATAAGAAGCTTCCTTATCTTTATTGACAACTGCTACAGGTAACTCCGATACTTGACCATATGGATCCCACATGGACGATAAAAATATAATGTTGTATAGAGCTGGAATGAGAGAAATTCCTATCATTACAATGATAAAGGTCGGTTTTTTAAATATTGCTTTCCATTCTTTAAACATATTTCCTCCTTTTTTAAACATATTGTCTAAAATTTTGATATAATAGATTATACATCAAAAAATCCAAATTACAAGGTAAAAAATACTTTTTTAGACATATAGTCTATTTTTGTGTACAAGGAGAAAGTATGAAAGAAAGTAACAAACGTTTAAAAACAAAACGAATTATCGAAAATGCCATGGTTCAATTATTGATGGACCAACCCTTTGATCAAATTTCTACTGTCAAGTTAGCAGAAAAAGCCGGAATTAGTCGTTCCAGCTTTTACACTCACTACAAGGATAAGTATGATATGATTGAACATTACCAAAGTAAGCTCTTTCATACCTTTGAGTATATTTTCCAAAAACATGCCCATCATAAAAGAGATGCTATTTTAGAAGTATTTGAATATTTAGAGTCTGAACCACTTCTGGCTTCTCTTCTTTCTGAAAATGGAACCAAAGAAATCCAAAATTTCTTGAGAAATAAACTGCATATTATGCTTAGTACTGATCTTCAGAAACGTTTTATGCAACTACAACTAAATCCAATTGAATTAGAATACAGTAGCATTTATCTCACAAATGCCCTATTTGGAGTTTGCCAGACTTGGATTGCCCATGGAAAAAAAGAAAGCCCGCAAGAAATGACAGACTTCCTTATGAAAATGTTAGGTGATGCTAACTAAAAGAAAAAGAACACCGGGTGGTGTTCTTTTTATCTGACTCCGCCAGTAGGACTCGAACCTACGACATCATGATTAACAGTCATGCGCTACTACCAACTGAGCTATGGCGGATAAAATAGTCCGTACGGGATTCGAACCCGTGTTACCGCCGTGAAAAGGCGGTGTCTTAACCCCTTGACCAACGGACCATCTATCTGTAGCAGATATAACCATTATATCAATTTCTTACTAATTGTCAATTACTTTTTAGATTTTTTCTCCAGAATATCTCTCAGTTTGCGAACTTTCAAACGAGTGATGGGACAGCGATGATCTTCATAAAAGACAATTTCTAGATTCTTTCGATCAATTTCTCTAACATTTCCAATATTGATTAGGAAAGATTTATGAGGAGAATAAAATCGCTGGGTATGTTTGTCCTTTTCCTG of Streptococcus oralis contains these proteins:
- a CDS encoding YhgE/Pip domain-containing protein — encoded protein: MFKEWKAIFKKPTFIIVMIGISLIPALYNIIFLSSMWDPYGQVSELPVAVVNKDKEASYNGQTMTIGEDMVSNLKENKTLDFHFVNEEEGEKGLEDGDYYMVVTLPSDLSEKATSILTNHPEQMQIDYQTSSGHSFIASKMSDSAMTQLKQNVSTNVTETYTKALFDKMIELKDGMSQAASGSEKLTDGANQLVTGSQTLTTNLHSLAASSLTFSNGTEQFTKGLSSYVSGVEQLHLGLGNFNSGLLTYTGAVSQLDRGLGQLSSKSPELVRGINQLYTGVESYTGGVSQLNAGLNQFSSGVSAYTNGVGNLATGANQLSNQSATLRMGVEQLSEGIQQLSSKLDASSGKKDQINQLSSGLNQLNKAIQNIDVGDTKQLSSVLSSIVSLSNQMLASAQSDKAAILANIQATAAYQSLTSEQQAEISASVSQNSTDSIQSAQSIIALVQGLQGSLENLQNQSSNLSTLKNQANQVLPLASTSLTGLSSGLTEIQGSVTSKLVPTSQSIASGVNAYTARVDKVSQGASQLSEKNATLTGSLDQLVSGSNTLTQKSSNLTAGVGQLAKKTPELVSGIEKLSTGSNQLNQKSQELMAGVDKLQSGSGQLADKSSQLLSGASQLENGANKLADGSGKLAEGGTKLTSGLEDLQTGVDSLGQGLGNANNQLKSASTESENAETLSDPLVLSKTDNDQVPVNGIAMAPYMISVALFVAAISTNMIFAKLPSGRHPESRWAWLKSRSEINGIIAVLAGVLVYGGVHLIGLTANHEMRTLILIIITSLAFMSMVTALTTWNSRIGAFFSLILLLLQLASSAGTYPLALTNDFFKGVNPWLPMSYSVSGLRQTISMTGNIHHQVIFLIITLAFFTALGMLAYQPKKMEED
- a CDS encoding ATP-binding cassette domain-containing protein yields the protein MLTVSDVSLRFSDRKLFDDVNIKFTEGNTYGLIGANGAGKSTFLKILAGDIEPTTGHISLGPDERLSVLRQNHFDYEDERVIDVVIMGNEKLYSIMKEKDAIYMKEDFSDEDGVRAAELEGEFAELGGWEAESEASQLLQNLNIPEELHYQNMSELANGEKVKVLLAKALFGKPDVLLLDEPTNGLDIQSITWLEDFLIDFDNTVIVVSHDRHFLNKVCTHMADLDFGKIKLYVGNYDFWKESSELAAKLLADRNAKAEEKIKQLQEFVARFSANASKSRQATSRKKMLDKIELEEIVPSSRKYPFINFKAEREIGNDLLTVENLTVKIDGETILDNISFILRPGDKTALIGQNDIQTTALIRAIMGDIDYEGTVKWGVTTSRSYLPKDNSADFAGGESILDWLRQFASKEEDDNTFLRGFLGRMLFSGDEVNKPVNVLSGGEKVRVMLSKLMLLKSNVLVLDDPTNHLDLESISSLNDGLKNFKESIIFASHDHEFIQTLANHIIVLSKNGVIDRIDETYDEFLENAEVQAKVKDLWKD
- the trpS gene encoding tryptophan--tRNA ligase, whose amino-acid sequence is MTKPIILTGDRPTGKLHIGHYVGSLKNRVLLQEEDKYDMFVFLADQQALTDHAKDPQTIVESIGNVALDYLAVGLDPSKSTIFIQSQIPELAELSMYYMNLVSLARLERNPTVKTEIAQKGFGESIPTGFLVYPIAQAADITAFKANYVPVGTDQKPMIEQTREIVRSFNNAYNCDVLVEPEGIYPENERAGRLPGLDGNAKMSKSLNNGIYLADDADTLRKKVMSMYTDPNHIRVEDPGKIEGNMVFHYLHVFGRPEDAQDIAEMKEHYQRGGLGDVKTKRYLLEILERELGPIRERRIEFAKDMGEVYNMLQKGSEKAREVAGQTLSEVKGAMGLNYFK
- a CDS encoding YfhO family protein, whose amino-acid sequence is MKSFFKTYRTYFVSFIIPVVIMTGVYLSQGIYWNSDTSPLLGDGFHQYVIFDVALRNILHGNGSLFYTFTSGLGLNFYALSSYYLGSFLSPLVYFFNLSNMPDAVYLTTLLKFGLIGLSTFFSLNRLFKDTPKFLKLALSTSYALMSFTVSQLEIKTWLDVFILIPLIITGLHMLITEKKHLLYFTSLSILFIQNYYFGYMTALFLIFWYICQISWDFKTRKSSFLDFVVTSFLAGMASLIMTLPTLFDLQTHGEKLTAITKLKTDSSWYLDIFAKQFIGSFDTTKYGSIPMIFVGLLPFILTILFFTIKSIRFHVKLTYAIFFTFLITSFYIEALDLFWQGMHTPNMFLHRYAWIFSTLLIYTAAEVLNRLKELKLWNLFISLFLVLTGFLATVYLKSHYSFLTDLNILLTLEFLLVYALLLLAVIRKFISVNLFAILLSLFITAEISLNASSQMEGIAKEWAFASRSAYNKNITAMESILNQIDNPFTRTEKLQIQTGNDSMKFNYNGISQFSSVRNRSASTSLDKLGFKSSGTNLNLRYANNSLLADSLFGIQYNISETSLDKYGFQGIYQKDHLTLYKNQLSLPIAFATQSIYTDVNFNNHTLDNQALFINQLANLNMDYFSQIAYDKTDTSDGLTSITGSANEDAKIDYQIEVPQNSQVYLSFSNLHFTNDKQKKVDIIVNGEKKTFTTDNAFNFFNLGYTEEQKTFNISVSFPGNSQVSFESPTFYRLDTQALTEAIQKIKEQPVEVSTSKNKVFATYEVKQDTSIFFTIPYDKGWSAFQDGKKLEIKQAQTGFMKVDVPKGKGTITLSFIPNGFVIGAACSLTALLLFGIYNHRRNLSKTEKD
- a CDS encoding TetR/AcrR family transcriptional regulator; the encoded protein is MKESNKRLKTKRIIENAMVQLLMDQPFDQISTVKLAEKAGISRSSFYTHYKDKYDMIEHYQSKLFHTFEYIFQKHAHHKRDAILEVFEYLESEPLLASLLSENGTKEIQNFLRNKLHIMLSTDLQKRFMQLQLNPIELEYSSIYLTNALFGVCQTWIAHGKKESPQEMTDFLMKMLGDAN